ATGAACTGGGAGAAATGAGGCAAGCATGTCTGTCCATCCTGTCCTGAAATTTGGAAAATGTCCATCAAAGAGCAGAagcagaggcagagctggagaaagaaagagacagacagaaaggagaAAGAGGCAGCTGGAGCCACTTAAGTTCAGTTTCATCTAAGGACTTTCCTCTCTGTGTCACACATGTCCATTGGTTCCAGAGTCCATTCCCATTACAGAGTTGTCAGTAATCAAATAAGGAGGTGGTTTTAAAGCTGTTTCGAGCCTGCCTTTGGCTCCCATGCCCAGTTTTGGTGTGCCCACAGCCTCTCAAGTCCTCCTAAACGAGATCTCCAAAGCTTCCCAgagtccttttttttctcttttcattccTTCTtcatctcaaaaaaaaaaaaaaaaagttgatgtcttgttttaaatatatctatatctgtatACAGGTACACGTTCGTTTTCACAGTGGGCAAAAGATGACCTCTACAGCAAAACCttgtctttatctctctctttgtAAATGTCCATTAAAATCAAGTATCCCAATGTAAGTCAGTGGATCCAATTATCCACAATAGCGTTTTGTGCCACAATAAAATATACACTTATCTGGGGCACAacttgtaactttttttttttgtcatttttgtttcaACTGCATAAAGCTTTGGCCACATTCATAAATTCAATCAAAGTAAAAACTGCTCAGTGCTTCGGTATCGTTTCAGATCATTATCTTTAAAATTGGATTTTCTAAATTTCAGTTATTCATAATCCAGCTTTGtggttcagtttgttttggtgtgtaacatataaaaaaataaaaggcaaaCAAGAAAAAATTGAATTGATGCTGGCTCTtatgaaacacacagacacacacatacacacacacacacacacactcacacacacacaaacacgcatacaaactcacacacagtcCATGCTGGCTGAATCTGATGTAGAGACCTCAACTTTGTCTTCCACAAAAGAGCCCAAAAGATTACACTTTGGAAATAAGAGAGCAAACAGTATCATCGAGACAATGAATATAAAGAACATTATCACACCATAAAGTGGCCAGGtcatatttttgtttcttaATTTCAGCAATTCAAATTAAAGCTAGTGTTAATTTATGATAAAAAGTAATATACAggaactaaaataaaatacttataagaaaataacatgtctGACATTGtctgaaaattaaaataaagcaaACATTTTTGAGAAAGCTGTACAACGTAagaattttccaaaataaagtaCATGTGAACAGGGAACTGGACTAAAGAAGTAGCGAGCTTGCAGACCAAATTTCCTGACTTTCAACAGCATGCTGTAGTATTAACACCAAATCACATTGCTCTGCAATACGAAGCACTCTAAACAAACTTCTGAGATTGTGCCTTGTATTCATTAGGGCGAATATATTGACTATACAATAGTGGCCAAAAAGTAGTttcaaaaaatttaaatatgttttcgttttggttttaaaaataaaagttttagtTCATTGGATCATCAGTGAGAGGGCGGGGGGTACCTATGCACATCCGTTTCCATTGCAATAAAATTAAGTGGGTGACTTCTTTGGACATGAAAGCAAACTTGCTATTTGAAATCAAGGGACATCTTCAAGAAACCTCCTACTTTTTCCAGAAATAATGCTTTGGAATGAAGATGTCCCTTAAGAACCTGTAGTCTATGTGTGGAAGTGGCACCCTGCAGACACATGGGGAGGGGGCAACGACACCTCAGCAAGACAGCCACCATTTCCCTCTGAGACTAGTTGTATGTTGACTGGCAGAAATGTTACTAAACCTATGAGACGCATCAGTACCAGAtgtattatatacattttttggtAACCACTATTACTTGCTTAACAAGTGAGCAACAACCTTGACTGGATGGAGGGATTTTCAGCAATGTTCCATGCCAGCACAAAATGACATATGGAGGTCACATTGTTCAGCAACCAATGATGCAAAGAAATTTACACAACAGTTTACAGTCACTTtcaaaatgaggaaaaaaaatagattgtGACAATTAAAAAGCAATCAAATGAAACAGGATCAGTCCTTGCTTAAGAGAAACCCATTGTGATATTTGGAATGCACTGTTCTTTACAAACGTTATAGATCATTGGCTTTAAACATTGGTCTGTTCAAAAAGAAAATCGGCAAAATGTCCTTTGGAACATATATTCACAGTCTTCAAAGTTCCGTTTTtgcaacaagaaaaaaaaaaaaaaaaaaggtgttgcAGAGGCAAGAAATtggtttattgtttgttttagttaAAGCTTAGCCAAAAGCAAAATGAGCATGCATCtaggtacttttttttttctttcaaaattcTACATTAGCAGCAAAACGTATGTCCTTGAAGACCAGACCTTatacattttcttaaaaaaatggacatttgaatgtgacaaaaaagtcaaacaaagaTTAATAACCTCTATCTTACAAACTGCAATGGCTCTGTAACGGTGCTACTCCACAATGCAAGGACAAGGGCCCTTTTTGGTTTTTGGTATTTACGTAAAAAAGCCACCTGTTTGCTTGCAAAGAAGCAAAAACGGCAACTCTGATGCGTACTCCTTTATCTTTTAaaactttgttttctttctctaaaaacagcaacaaattCTCAAGTATAAAGAAGCCTCTTTTCTCATATTTATGCACCAATGGTGAAAAGTGTTTAGTCTTtggattttctttttgtcttaaagcgtgagaattattattagtattcttttttcattttcatttatgacaacaaaaatgtcaaaatgaaaataaagactGTAGCCACACTACATGGAGAACAAAAGACCTGCTTTGTAGTGTACATATCTACAAACACAGGAGAGCAGAGAAAAATAAGTGCCAAGAGAGGAACAAGTAGAGTGAGAAATAGGAGTCAGACAGTGATAAGTGCACAAAGGTAacacaaaaattaaataaaataaaactttcaaTATTTCACCCAGGATCTTTTTCGTTTTGGTTAGCGCCATACCAACCAAAccataaaatttaaataattctAAAAGAGGATCCTGCCTTGTCAGGAGGGGCATTTGGGTGAATGTTTCCCAAGAAGTTGAGAATAAGACAGAAACAAAGTTGAGATAAATTACCTGTCCATAATCTAGTCTATCGGAATGACCAAGACAACATCAAATGAAGCGTCTTAAAGTTGGACAATACAAAAGCTAAATGTAcacaaagttttttttcaacCTACCATACTGTTTAAATTCATTTCCAATGCAACAATCTACTTAACACCAAAAATGTTCATATCTATCATAAATACagaaggttgtttttttttttaatcaaaactcTTTTTATCGCCCGTTATGTCTGCAATGCTCTCCTTGTGTGGGTATAATGGGATTGCGATTTTCCCCCCTTTAAAAGGATTTCCAATGTTAAAATCAGCAAATCATTTACCCTTTTTGAATGCCCAGAAACAATGCCTTATTAAAAATTCAATCAACTTAAAACTTTctgttctgaaagaaaacaaatctcCTGTTGGAAACAAAAGGTGTAAAACATGGATTTCTGTAACAGAAAAAAACCTCTGTGAGCTGTTGACCTGAGaataaaatagacattacaTTATTCTTTTACTTTTGCAAGCCATTGGTATCTGAATGCTTAAATAGCAAGAAAACTGATAGACTATTCtcccatacagtacatactggcTTTTTGTGACTGTGCTATTAAGTAGAAATTATTACAAAACAAAGGGACAGCTTGTTGACTCGTATTTCTTCATAAGGGTTCTTGGGCCATTTGTCAACTTTGAGGCAGTCCATTGCCATACAGTACAGCATTCCTCGACCATTACCCAAAACAGAACTGCAGCGATCTTTTCTATTCTCATATATTAGTATGCATGTATTTCAGTtgagtaaaacaaaaacaaaacaaaacaaaaaaaaaccaaaaaaaaaaccagcATGTTGATATGGGAAAACAATCCACTAACATTTAAATTTTTGGTTACAAGCTTTGGAATTGCAGTTAGTCTTTACACATCTTTTTCTGAAATTGGTTTGTAtacttttaatgtatttttaacattgctgctttttatgtttttttccatttgtgatttttttttgtctttttttgtgttttttaaatattgtccATCACTGAAAGCTCTTTTACAATCTGATGGAGTCTGTTCCTACACTAGCAAgattactactacaactactactgtcTTTGACAAAGCCAGGCTGCTGCGGCTCCTCTGCCGTCCTGCCAAGCCTGTCCGCTGACTTCTGACTGCTGTCAGAGTCAGACTCGTCGGTAAAGACGTCTGTTGGTATCGAGGTCTGAACTCCTGAGGTGCTCAATGAACTTGAGGTAACCGTTGAAGGTGAGGACAttggaggaaaagaggaggaagaagaggagggactGGCATTGGGCTTCCCAGCTAAAGCTCTGGAGAAAGGGGCCTGGGGCCATGGTTTGCCGGCAGCTGTGGTGTTGAGTGGGGtcgtagaggaggaggaagaggaggaacacaGGGACGAGGAGACAGCAGAGGATGGCATGGCGGCTGATGTTGTTGGCGGGGGAGGGAGGCTGCTGATGGGATGAGTGGCAGACTGCGAGGTAGATGCGGTGTTAGGATTGGGGAAGCAGGCTGAAGAGTGAGGTAATAAACTAGTAGCGTGCTCTTTGGCATTTCTGGCTGATCGCTTGATTGTTCTGTGTTTGTGCAATGCCGATTCCAGGTGTTGACTGAGTGCTTTCTCCCCATCCAACGTAGTGTCACAAGCCAGGCAGTCATAGAGACTTCCAGCCCCTGCACCTACGCCACCAGGGACACGCAGCAACATCTCTTGCAGGTTTGCCACAGACTGACCGAAAAAACAGTTAGATTTAAGGTGGGTCATAGCCGCTTCTTCCTTGGTGAAAACTGCTTGACACTTGCGGCATGCCAGTTTACACTGCACCTTGGGGACGATGTACTTGTCTAGATGGGGGTCCACAGCTTTGCCATCCATCTCTTTCTGCTCAGTGGGTACTTTAttatgagaggaggaggaggaggaggaggaagtggggtGTTCACTATGGTGTTTGCCCTTTtgctgctctgttttcagatcTTTGGCAGATTCTTTGCGATCCCCCAAAGGTTGAGGGGGAACTGGAGTTTGGCTCGCCTTGGGTTGCTGGATCTGCTGaagctgccgctgctgctgctgtagtgCCTCCTGCAAGCTCTGCTGATATTGCTGGTAATGCTGCAGCAGGGACCCTGGAGACAGGCCCATCAGTGCTTGTGACAATGCTGGGTTGTAAGGGAAGAGACTTTCCATACCATACATCGGTTGCAGGTAGCCCCCTTGGAGAGCCCCCGGGATCTGTGGGCTGTAATACGGCGAAAAGCCAGGCATGAAGTAGGGCAGGAACTGGTTTGTGAGGAGAGCTGTGGGGTCTGATGCCAAAGCAGCCTGCAGCGCCTGAAGCTGGGCAGGGTCCACCACATACTCCATGCCAGGTGTGGGCATGGAGGTGGCAGGTACAGCTGTGTCTGGTTTCTCCTTCTTGGCGCTCGCAGCAGACGTGGAAGGGGCAGGGGTGCTTCCAGTTGACGACGGGGTCGAGGGCTTCTCTGCCTTTTCCCTGTGCTTCTCCTTCTCTCGTACCCTCTCAGCATCACGTTCTTTGGGGGGTTCAGGCTGGGAGCCGGGCTGGGCGGTCGAGGAAGTGGAGGTGGATGTGGAGGTGGGGCTGGAGTGGGAAGCAGACGTGTTGGTCTGGGCCGGGCTGGATGCGGCGAGAGACGATGAGGAGGGAGGCTTGTTGGGTAATCCAGATGTGGGGAGGCTAGGTGAGGGAACACTGGCACCAGGCATGTTCAGGAGGTTTGAAGGTTTTGGAGGAGTTAAAGCTGGAATTTTTTTGGAAATAGAGAGACAAAATTAAGAATGTATAGGTATATTTTTTTGATAACTGCACaattatttttgaaaaaaaattcaacaatATGAGTAGATAATGATAAGATGTgtcattatataatatatacacagAAGAGGTAAATGAAAATCGAATGATAATAAGCTCATGTAATCTAAGTCAGTCAGTGTGAACCATTTGTTCACTCTGTTGTGGGTCTAACAGTTAACTGTTGACATTTAAGAAGATTCTGTACTTAGACATGTCAACAACCGCCGtaaataagtaaaagtaaatgaGTACACATGACAGGCTGATTGAAGGGAAATTGCTTTAGGAAGAGTGGAAATATTGAGTTCTAGCGTTGTACTGTTATTACCAGGTTTTACATTTAAGTACAACATGTAATTACTTAAGTTGGTTAGGTAGTTACATTACAGTTTAAAAGCACATCTGCACCTCAAATTTTAGCTGTAAATCAGTGAATGCATCCAAATGCGTACGTACCTGAATTAGATGAGTTAAAGCTGGAGAGAGAGGGGCTACCAACCCCTGGCAAAAGGACAGGTGGGATGCCTTGCAGATTTGGATAAGCTGACTGGAGATTCAGAGCCTGCATTGCAGGGTTATCAAACAAACCCTGTTGCTGCATGGCCTGCTGCTGCGCCAGTCCTAAAACTTCATTGGCCTTCTTAATGCGGTCCATCTCCTGCTGGGCCATAAGCTGGCGGACAGTGGCGGGGTCAAAGTATTCTTTCTCCTTATCGATCTGGCTGCCAATGGTATCCTTCACCTTCGAGATGTGTTGCTGGGAGAAAATGTGATCACGAACAGAGAGGCGAGCACTGTACTTGACACCACACAAATTGCATTCAATCTTCGGCCCCTCGTAGGATGTGTGAGTTATTCCGAAGTGCTTGGCCATGTTGAGCTTTGCCTTTTTCTCCTTGGCACGGGCATTTTGGAACCACACCTGAACCACTCTCTTTGGAAGTCCAATGTCATTGCCAAGCACCTCACATTCCAGCATAGTGGGAGTCCTGTAGTCGTTAAAGCAGGATTTCAACACTTTGAGCTGGAGGTTAGTCATCTGGGTTCGGAAGCGCTTTTGGCCAGGTCGATCTCCGCTGTCAATGCTCCGGGTACCTGAGGCTCCGGGACTTGGTGAGCAGGGGTCAGCCATGCTGGACGTCTCACTGTGATCAATAATATGTTCATTCTCATATTCCCTAGCATAATAGCTTGTTGCAGGGCTCACCAGCCCTGAGGACATCTGGTCATCAGTTTCAAGGATGGGGACTGAGGCCCCAGACTTAGACAGGTAATCACCGCTATTTTGGCTGTGCTTTGCATCAGCACTGTCATTATCAGCATTGGCCTCATCACCCGTGGTTGTGTCAGTGATGGCTGTATTCACAGAAGAGCAGTCATCATTATCCAGTTTACTGTGATCAAAGCTGAGGTTCACAGAGGACATGGTTGCGCTCTCGAAATCTTCCATTCCTTCGACTTTAATGGATGAAGGGCTCAGTAGAGCCCTGGGAGACAAATCCATGCCTTTGTTTActggtgacatggaggagctttgtCCATCACTGTTGGTTGGAGCCATTTGGGAGTAACTTGCTGTATCTAGAGCATCTATTTTTATTTGCATGCCCTCGTGTTCAGGTAACATACCAGCAAGAGCTAAGTTATATCCGGCACGTTTGGCTTCGTGCCAGTGACGAGAGCGAATGTGTGCCTCAAGGGCAGTTTTGGCTTTAAAAAGAGCTCGGCAAAAAGGGCACCTCCGATGAGCTTGAGCTGGCCCTACTGCTCTAAACtgaccttttctctctctcgctctggtATTTTGGAACCAGACTTGCACTACTCTCTTTTTTAATCCCACCTCATGAGCAATGTGGTCAAGCATTTTACGTGTCGGATTTGAATCTAATAAATACTTCTGATAAAGTACCTCCAGCTGCTCAGGTGTGATGGTGGTTCTGAGCCGCTTGTCTCTCTGTGGCTCTTCTCCGCTGTTTGTGCTGTCGTTCTCTCCCGGACTTGTGCCGGCTTTCTCCTCTAACTTCCTCTTCAGGGAGTTCATGGTGGAGGTGGGGGTGGACGGAGAGGTGGCGGAGCTGCTGGGAATCTGTGGCATTGCCCCGGAGAGTAGCTGACTCGCCAGGAGAGGATTGCTGGGATCAAACAGCATGAAAGACATGTCAATTGGACGGTCTAGGAATTGAGGGTGGATGAATTGATTTTGCACAGAAAGGAAGTGTAATTGCTGGTGTTCCTGCCAGTGCTCAAAGGAGGGGAAGCCGATCTTGCACTGCTCACACTGATACTGGATCATCTGTTGTGCCAGCTGTTGTGTGGCAGAGGTCAGGTGTGCATTGAGGCTCATGTGAGGGCTTTGAGACGAGGACTGGCTCGTCTGAGAGGCCGAGGGACCacactgctgttgttgctgagagaaggaaggagaCGACTGTTTGATGGGCTTGGAAATAGTTTgaatcttctcttctctctgggATCTATGGTGTTGTGGCTCAGACTGGGGTTGATGCACAACTTCCTGCTTAATAGAGGTTTGGTTTTCTCGTGGATCGGCAGTTATTTCTGGTAACTGCTTGGGCTTCTCGTCATAGAGGGTTGAGGTGGATGCTGGTGACGCCTCCTCTTTCTCAGCGGATGGGAGGTGTGAGAACGCTGAAGTGGAGGGTGGAAGTGGGCAGAGGCTTGAAGAGGAGGGCATTGGGGTGTGACAGGAAGACCCAGAGGGAGTATAACAGTCATTGGCATAATCCATCGAATCCTCGTTTTGGCTGTCATACTGTCCATCCTCGTCTTCATCTTTGTAACACAGCTTCTTTTGGTGTTTTATTAGATCAAATATACGCTGGAAAACCAGACTGCATTTCTTGCACTGGTAGTTCAGATTTGAGGTGCGGATATAGCGGTCATTTGACAGTTCTCGCCTTTCGCCCTCTTTCGCCCCCTCACCCTGGTTTTCATAATTTTTCCTTGCCTTCTGGCGAGCATTTTGGAACCACACGACGATAACACGAGTGGGGAGGCCCAGAAGGTTGGAGAGCTGTTCAAATTCATCATCTTTAGGATAAGCGTTGGCGTCAAAGAAGTCTTGTAGCACTCTTAGCTGGTAGTCAGTAAATCTAGTCCTGGATGATCTCTTACTTCCATAGAATTCTTGTTTCAGAGGTTCAGGGGAAGGAGGTTTGGAGTCAATTTTTGTGTCTTCTAAAGTTGTCGTCGGTGGATTATTGAAATTGTATGGCGAGTCTTTGTTGCGCTGTCGCTCTTTGAAAAGCGTGTTTCTGAACCAGTGCTTTATGACTTTTTGCGGCAGCCCCGACTTGTCTGCCATCTCTTTAATCTGCTCCTCATTTGGCGAATTGTTGATGTCAAAGTACTGTCGCAGCACCCTCAGCTGGTCATCTGTGATGCGCGTCCGTGGCCTcttgttctgctgctgctgtagcatGGCTGGTGTGAGCTGTTGCTGATAGAGCTGGGCCAGGTCTGAGGCCAGGCTCGGCTCAACAGACTGCATCTGAGGCAAGGACTGGAGAGACATGGACTGCATGGACTGCATCATGAGCGGCGAGAAGAGGGGCATATCCATCGGCATGGGAATTTGTGCCATTTGCATTTGCGGCTGTGGAGTGGATACGGTCGGAGGCGTGAGGGAGGCAGCGGAGACGGGAATATTTGGTGTGGGAGCTCTTtggggtggaggaggtggaggtggaggagcaggctgtggaggagcaggagcagccTCTGGTGTAGGGGGTCTCAGTGGATAGAGTTTATCATATTGTTCTCTGTATTCCTTGGCAAATCTCTCAAGGGATCGAAATGGAAAGAAAGCCTGGTGGATATGCTCCTGGTGGCTCTTTAGAATCAGTATGTTTGAAAACAGCTTGCCACAGGCTTCACATTCCAGTTTCTCTAATCCCTCAATGGGGTCCACCACTCTTGTTATCCCACCTGGACCGCTTGATCCTGTAGGTCCAGCTGTCTTTTTCTGAGCcttctgtttattttcattgtacTGAATTACTAACTCAAACCCAAAATTTTCCAGCAGGGCTTTGGTTGCATTTCCTCGAGCGTCTGAAGCAATCCTTGGTGGAGGCAGGCCAGTATCGTGGTTTATGTTTATTGAAATGTGCTGCATGTCCTTCTTTTCTCTTGGCTTACTCTCTGAATCTCTGTTAGcatattcctcatttttttcaCTTGAGCCCTTCTCCCTTTGTAGTTCTCTGTCCTTCTCGTTGTGAGAGGAGGGAGGTCTCTGCTTTTTTTCAGCCTGCTGGAGAAGAAGTGCACTCTGCTGCAGCAACGCCATCTGCCCCTGAGCCTGTGAGtgagcctgctgctgctgttgttgttgctgttgctgctgttgttgttgatgttgctgCTGAAGGTGGTGGTGCATCAATTGCTGCTGCAAGCAACTCTGCTGGGCCTGCGCGGCCGAGTTTTTTAGATCTTCCAGCAGCGCGGCGGTGGATGATCCTGCTAGGCTACTGAGGTTGATCTCTGGGTTCAGCTGAAATTCCGCTCCAGGGATGTAGAAGGGGAATAGCAACTGCTGCTGTTGAAGGGGGAGAAGTGCATCAGCTGTCATGGGGAAGTGCTGCAGAAGTGCTGGGTTGAA
This window of the Sebastes fasciatus isolate fSebFas1 chromosome 2, fSebFas1.pri, whole genome shotgun sequence genome carries:
- the zfhx3b gene encoding zinc finger homeobox protein 3 isoform X2, which translates into the protein MDSCESPVVSGTDDGLGSSQQQQPPQPWNDHSSSQVPCTNQAPSLDPLSLSAPYPSQPQNPSAPHDGVREPQSQQQQPKQTSPQAHRDSSATGQLHPRREGFEEEEQEGVSCGEEEESEDLDEMEIDSCFPSLQPFPGVPMASGGMPTLLRHQPTRQQGAPESGSEEGEEEEEEESSDVENLAGEIVYQPDGSAYIVESLSQLIQSGGGMVPGLLPTNSLTTTGGIPGEPAGTSSSVYPHIINTFHIASSFRKWFGNSDQGFPNTSTMAGLSPVLHSFRVFDVRHKSNKDYLNSDGSAKKSCVSKDVPNNVDFSKFDGLALYGKGKPILMCFICKLSFGYVRSFATHAVHDHRMTLCEDERQLLGDKQASAIIQGIGKDKEPLISFLEPKTKSTSLPPTLLPINSGQSFYGTFSGVHLEPGSSSRGSESLLNKDSDSGLHQQQQQQTPLSSVLSLGGLSIPKASTLTSSPGSAKDSSALPKHGGRTEEPAGKEVACKGEDGDTEEHENKAHLSSQMGGSEEEEELLLGEEEDDVEAGSTAVACGGNSSSGGGEAGEPAVSNQSISKSPLLMPSSALQPSACTSAVSSTLNSKDPASTSSSVKKEGSAADGGGRTSELPLSFNCQGPTVPTAMAAAGVRRSEDDTAGTSSSPLSSNAAADESANRDSATAPEPNDCPAEGEEENGALLHHHHMHHHLHHLHPSSHGHSHLFPGGACDLTGLGECSQNHGPGGSGGSGVECPKCDTVLGSSRSLGGHMTMMHSRNSCKTLKCPKCNWHYKYQQTLEAHMKEKHPDSGGTCSYCTSGQSHPRLARGESYTCGYKPFRCEVCNYSTTTKGNLSIHMQSDKHLNNMQTLQNGGTIPSAQEQVFGHNPQGVVAVPSVTQASSHHPPHHHPTQSSAHMAGPCGAPSPTKPKSKPTWRCEVCDYETNVARNLRIHMTSEKHMHNMMLLQQNVTQMQHGRLGLGAMPSPSEAELYQYYLAQNMSLPPGLKIDPAGAEAQFLMGSFHLDPNMAALAPALGGEIPMDVRLGGGQLVSEELMTLGESLSQTSDPSLKLFQCAVCNRFTTDNLDVLGMHMGAERSLPEEEWRAVVGDSHQCKLCHYTTQLKANFQLHCKTDKHVQKYQLVAHIKEGGKGNEWRLKCVAIGNPVHLKCNACDYYTNSLEKLRMHTVNTRHEASLKLYKHLQQHENAVEGDACYYHCVLCNYSTKAKLNLIQHVRSMKHQRSESLRKLQRLQKGLPEEEEDLSSIFTIRKCSSSDTGELSEDVEAASETTTDQEDQTKDRESGGEKELTKGTAVSGHSDRRQSDSPIPSKRPSSRSEASESPLSSKRPRTVEKSAAEQMYQCPYCKFTNTDLNRLRMHVMTQHSVQPMLRCPLCQDMLNNKVHLQFHLTHLHSVAPDCVDKLIASVTASEVLPASMFIPVPSPDRESQSTPHATANSNSEDTKKQADASDADPEKGVALATEIAEARKSPLEDQQPERDDATGFLCWKKGCNQVFKSSNSLQMHFNEVHNKRPQLPVSDRHVYKYRCNQCSLAFKTVEKLQLHSQYHVIRAATMCCLCQRSFRTLQALKKHLETSHLELSEADIQQLYGGLLMNGDIMVMGDPSLGEEHGSLGDDDKDGDESDQEEKQSPTGSDSGSLQEDCGSEPKRALPFRKGPNFTMEKFLDPSRPFKCTVCKESFTQKNILLVHYNSVSHLHKVKRALQESTTGQPEPTNSPDNKPFKCSTCNVAYSQSSTLEIHMRSVLHQTKARAAKLEAAGGIPSSASATGLSGGGSSISTSTSSPCPASNSTTSSTNHSSSGPQTVQSLLGGNHMSQTHSIESLGNSSVSCHSSPSENHESKKSKYSDMLSARGQQQQQQQQQQQQQQQQQQQQQQQQQQQQQQQQQQQQQQQQQQQQQQQQQQQQLQQQQQLAQAQAQAQAQLQQELQQQAAILQSQLFNPALLQHFPMTADALLPLQQQQLLFPFYIPGAEFQLNPEINLSSLAGSSTAALLEDLKNSAAQAQQSCLQQQLMHHHLQQQHQQQQQQQQQQQQQQAHSQAQGQMALLQQSALLLQQAEKKQRPPSSHNEKDRELQREKGSSEKNEEYANRDSESKPREKKDMQHISININHDTGLPPPRIASDARGNATKALLENFGFELVIQYNENKQKAQKKTAGPTGSSGPGGITRVVDPIEGLEKLECEACGKLFSNILILKSHQEHIHQAFFPFRSLERFAKEYREQYDKLYPLRPPTPEAAPAPPQPAPPPPPPPPQRAPTPNIPVSAASLTPPTVSTPQPQMQMAQIPMPMDMPLFSPLMMQSMQSMSLQSLPQMQSVEPSLASDLAQLYQQQLTPAMLQQQQNKRPRTRITDDQLRVLRQYFDINNSPNEEQIKEMADKSGLPQKVIKHWFRNTLFKERQRNKDSPYNFNNPPTTTLEDTKIDSKPPSPEPLKQEFYGSKRSSRTRFTDYQLRVLQDFFDANAYPKDDEFEQLSNLLGLPTRVIVVWFQNARQKARKNYENQGEGAKEGERRELSNDRYIRTSNLNYQCKKCSLVFQRIFDLIKHQKKLCYKDEDEDGQYDSQNEDSMDYANDCYTPSGSSCHTPMPSSSSLCPLPPSTSAFSHLPSAEKEEASPASTSTLYDEKPKQLPEITADPRENQTSIKQEVVHQPQSEPQHHRSQREEKIQTISKPIKQSSPSFSQQQQQCGPSASQTSQSSSQSPHMSLNAHLTSATQQLAQQMIQYQCEQCKIGFPSFEHWQEHQQLHFLSVQNQFIHPQFLDRPIDMSFMLFDPSNPLLASQLLSGAMPQIPSSSATSPSTPTSTMNSLKRKLEEKAGTSPGENDSTNSGEEPQRDKRLRTTITPEQLEVLYQKYLLDSNPTRKMLDHIAHEVGLKKRVVQVWFQNTRARERKGQFRAVGPAQAHRRCPFCRALFKAKTALEAHIRSRHWHEAKRAGYNLALAGMLPEHEGMQIKIDALDTASYSQMAPTNSDGQSSSMSPVNKGMDLSPRALLSPSSIKVEGMEDFESATMSSVNLSFDHSKLDNDDCSSVNTAITDTTTGDEANADNDSADAKHSQNSGDYLSKSGASVPILETDDQMSSGLVSPATSYYAREYENEHIIDHSETSSMADPCSPSPGASGTRSIDSGDRPGQKRFRTQMTNLQLKVLKSCFNDYRTPTMLECEVLGNDIGLPKRVVQVWFQNARAKEKKAKLNMAKHFGITHTSYEGPKIECNLCGVKYSARLSVRDHIFSQQHISKVKDTIGSQIDKEKEYFDPATVRQLMAQQEMDRIKKANEVLGLAQQQAMQQQGLFDNPAMQALNLQSAYPNLQGIPPVLLPGVGSPSLSSFNSSNSALTPPKPSNLLNMPGASVPSPSLPTSGLPNKPPSSSSLAASSPAQTNTSASHSSPTSTSTSTSSTAQPGSQPEPPKERDAERVREKEKHREKAEKPSTPSSTGSTPAPSTSAASAKKEKPDTAVPATSMPTPGMEYVVDPAQLQALQAALASDPTALLTNQFLPYFMPGFSPYYSPQIPGALQGGYLQPMYGMESLFPYNPALSQALMGLSPGSLLQHYQQYQQSLQEALQQQQRQLQQIQQPKASQTPVPPQPLGDRKESAKDLKTEQQKGKHHSEHPTSSSSSSSSHNKVPTEQKEMDGKAVDPHLDKYIVPKVQCKLACRKCQAVFTKEEAAMTHLKSNCFFGQSVANLQEMLLRVPGGVGAGAGSLYDCLACDTTLDGEKALSQHLESALHKHRTIKRSARNAKEHATSLLPHSSACFPNPNTASTSQSATHPISSLPPPPTTSAAMPSSAVSSSLCSSSSSSSTTPLNTTAAGKPWPQAPFSRALAGKPNASPSSSSSSFPPMSSPSTVTSSSLSTSGVQTSIPTDVFTDESDSDSSQKSADRLGRTAEEPQQPGFVKDSSSCSSNLASVGTDSIRL